The sequence TTATTCTTACTATATTATGTTTTATATTTGGTCGTATAGTGATTGATAGTTACGATGGAGAACTATTTAGCCATTCAGCCGTACCCATAGTATATTCTAGTCTATTTTTTATTTTATTAGTTGGAATAGGAATAACTCTTGGGTTTTTAATAAAGGAGTCAACTTTAGCAAACAAGATTATTATCATATGGCCATGGATACATATTATTAGTATAGTTATTCTTATTATTGTAGGACAACTTTGGAAACTAATTTTGGGGCTTTTAATGTATTCCATTATAGTTCTGCCTATAAGTTTAATTGGTGAGGGGATATCATTAGGGTTCCAGATAAACAGATTATTTTTCCGAAGAGGTCGAGGGTTCGAAATATTTGTGATGGGCTTTATTAATTTATTTATTGTCAGTTATATTTTTTATGAAATGTCTAGGGATTATACCGCAAACCTCTTTATGTAAGTTATTCCGCAAGCAGAACAACGAGAGCTTGATTACTAATTACGGAGTACCAGCGAATAGAATAATACCTCTGTGTATATATTTTTAAAAATACGGCCATGAACCTGCCCCCGCCCGAAGGCAGCCGCAGATACATGGCCGTTTGGTTGTGCCCGCTATTTGGGACAGTTATCCCCGCAATATTTCCTCAATCTTCGCCAGCTCTTCCGCGCTGAGCTCGGGCGCTCTCACTGCGGCGGCGGCGTCTTCGATCTGGCTGACCTTGCTTGCGCCGATCAGCGCCGACGTCACCTTGCCTCCGCGAAGCACCCAGGACAAGGCGAGCTGGGACATTTTCTGTCCGCGTGCCAAGGCCACTTCATTAAGCCGCCGGACCTTGCCTAGCACCTCTTCCGTGAGATCATTCTCGGACAGGAATGCGCTTGGTCCGGCCGCTCGGGAATCGGGCGCGATGCCGTTCAGGTAGCGGTCTGTCAGGATGCCTTTTTGCAGCGGTGAAAAAGCGATCGTACCTACGCCTTCCTCCTCAAGCACATCTTGAAGCCCATCCTCGATCCAGCGGGACAGCATGGAATAATTCGGCTGGTGAATGAGGCATGGGGTGCCGAGCTGCCGCAAAATGCGGATCGCTTCTCGGGCTTCTTCAGCGCGGTAATTAGAAATGCCGACGTACAGCGCCTTACCTTGACGGACGATCAGATCCAGCGCGGCCATCGTCTCCTCAAGCGGAGTATCGGGGTCAGGACGGTGGTGGTAGAAAATATCGACATAATCCAGGCCCATCCGTTTCAGACTCTGATCGAGACTGGCGACGAGATATTTTTTGGAGCCCCATTCTCCGTATGGACCCGGCCACATATAAAACCCGGCTTTGCTGGAGATGATCATTTCGTCCCGGTAGGGAAGAAAATCTTTTTTCAAAATGGCGCCGAAGTTCTCCTCAGCCGAGCCTGGGGGCGGTCCGTAATTGTTCGCAAGATCGAAATGCGTAATGCCCAGATCGAACGCTCTTCGGATCATGGCTCTGCCGTTCTCAAGCGCGTCAATCCCGCCGAAGTTATGCCATAGGCCGAGCGAAATCGCCGGCAGGCGCACGCCGCTGCGTCCGCAGCGGTTATAAACCATGTTCTCGTATCTGTCCGTATTGGCCGTGTACATCGTAGATTGCCCTCCTGCAATGTTTTGGCGTTCACCCTGATTAGGCGAGCTGTTATTGCTACGCTTTCATTGTAGCGGAAACGGAGAGGCAAACGAATGTCAGCAAGGGAGGAATATATATCATAATGTCAGATTCACATGACCTTCCCGGTAGCTCTTGGGCGAGCAGCCTTGGAC is a genomic window of Paenibacillus durus ATCC 35681 containing:
- a CDS encoding aldo/keto reductase, with translation MYTANTDRYENMVYNRCGRSGVRLPAISLGLWHNFGGIDALENGRAMIRRAFDLGITHFDLANNYGPPPGSAEENFGAILKKDFLPYRDEMIISSKAGFYMWPGPYGEWGSKKYLVASLDQSLKRMGLDYVDIFYHHRPDPDTPLEETMAALDLIVRQGKALYVGISNYRAEEAREAIRILRQLGTPCLIHQPNYSMLSRWIEDGLQDVLEEEGVGTIAFSPLQKGILTDRYLNGIAPDSRAAGPSAFLSENDLTEEVLGKVRRLNEVALARGQKMSQLALSWVLRGGKVTSALIGASKVSQIEDAAAAVRAPELSAEELAKIEEILRG